A segment of the Frankineae bacterium MT45 genome:
CGCAGCCGAGCATCACCACGGCCATCGGCACCGCGGTGTCGGCGCCGCCCAGACCGACGAGCGGCGACATCAGCGAGCCGAACCCGAACTGAAGCGCGCCGATCAGTGCCGACCCGGTGCCGGCGGCGTGCCGCGCCCGCGACATCGCCAGCGCGGTGGAGTTGCTGGAGGTGAGGCCGAGGCTGCCGACGTTGATCGCCAGCAATAACAGCATGATCGGCCGGGGCGGTGCTCCGGCGAAGGTGAGGGCAGCGAAGGTGAGCGTGGAGCCGAAGAGGCCACCGACCCCGATCGCCCGCATCCGGTGCATTCCGACCCGCGGCACGAAGTAGGCGTTGGCCGCGAAGCTCACCGTGAGCATCGAGGCATTCGCGGCGAAGTCATAGGAGTATTCGCGGGCGGTGAGGCCGTAGACGTTCTGGACGACGAACGGGGAGGCGGAGACGTAGGCCATCATCGCCCCGAAGCCGAAGGCGTAGACCGCGACGTTGGCCGAGAACTGGCGATCCCGCAGCAGGCTCCGACCGGTCGCCATCGCCTCACGGATGCCCTCGGTCGAACGATGCCGGGCATGCAGGCTCTCAGGCAGCAGGAGCAGCGCACCCACGAACATGACGACGGCGAGGCCGGTGAGGACCCAGAAGATCCCCCGCCAGCCGACGGGGCCGACCAGCGCGCCACCGGCCAGCGGCGCGACCACCGGGGCGACGCTGCTGATCATCAGTAGAACACTGAGTGATCTCGCCGCTCGCTGACCGGAGACCCGATCGGAGACGATGGCCCGTCCGATGACCAGGCCGGCCGAACCCGCGAAACCGGCCAGGAAGCGGGCGCCGATGAAGATCCAGACACCCGGCGCCAACGCACAGACCGCGTTGGCGATGGCGAAGACCGCGGTTGCGATGAGGAGGGGACGGCGGCGGCCGAAGCGGTCAGAGACGGGGCCGATGATCAATTGTCCAAAGGCAAACCCGACCAGGAAGGTCGTGAGCGTCAGCTGGACCAGCGAGGCCGTCGTGTGCAGGTCAGCCTGCATCGAGGTGAACGACGGCAGGTACATATCGGTGGCGAACGGCGAGACGCCGCAGAGGAGCCCGAGGACGATCAGCTGCTGGATGGGCAGGCGATGCAGCCGGGAGGGCTCGGCGGATGGCGGCGCGCTGTGGGTGGCCGTCACAGATCGCTCGTCGTCAGCTCGCGGCAGCCGAAGGTACGTCGGTAGGCCGCAGGCGAGGTGCCGACGACACGGGTGAAGTGGTGACGCAGTAGAGCGGCCGTGCCGAACCCGGAGCGGGCGGCCACCGTCTCGATCGGGTCGTCGCCCGCCTCGAGCAGCTGCTGGGCCAGTAGCACGCGCTGGTGGGTGAGCCAGGCGTGCGGCGTCGTCCCCGTCTCGTTGCGGAAGCGGCGGGCGAAGGTGCGGCCGCTCATCGAGACACGGCTGGCCAGCGATTCGATCGAGTGCTCGAGGTGCAGCTCCCCGGCCAGATCCTCCAGCAGCGGGGCGAGCGTCTCGGCCGCACAGGCGCGCAGCGGGGCGTTGATGAATTGGGCCTGGCCGCCTTCGCGATGGGGCTGGACGACCATGCGGCGGGCCACCCGGTTGGCCACCCGCTCGCCATGGTCGGCCCGGATGAGGTGCAGGCAGAGGTCGAGACCGGCCGCCGATCCGGCCGAAGTGAGGATCGGCCCGTCGCAGACGTAGAGGACGTCCGGGTTGACGATGGCCTTCGGAAAGCGCCGGGAGAACTCCTCGGTGTAGCGCCAGTGGGTGGTGCATTCGCGACCGTCGAGGAGACCGGCCGCGCCGAGCACGTAGGCCCCGGCACAGACGCTCATCACCTTGGCACCCCGGTCGACCGCGCGGTGCAGGGTGTCGATCACCGCCGGGTCATAGGAGCTGGAGATGCTGCAGGCGGGGACGATCACCAGGTCGGCCTCGTCGGCGCGATCGAGGCGGTGCGGCGTGGACATGGTCCAACCGTTGGAGGTCGGCACCGGAGCGTCATCAGCCGAGATGACGGCGAAATCGTAGAAGGGGCCGCCGTCGTCGCTTCGATCGATCCCGAAACCCTCAGAGACGACGCCCAGTTCAAACGGGTGGACGCCCGGGATGGCGATGACGGCCACGTTGCGGATCGGCATCTGATCATCGTCCCCGCAGGTTGGCAGAATATCAACTCTGGACGTCATTTCTGCCACTGTTGGCGGAAACCCTACGAACGCAAACTTAGTGCCATGTTTATCGTTCTCTTCTTCGGACTGCTGATTCTCGGCGCCTTAGCGCTGGCTGGCCGCCTGCCCGACTCACGCGACTCGGACTACTCGATGCAACCCGGTAGTAATCGTCACGGCCAGGGTGGTTACCCAGTCTGATGGCACGCTGTACCCTCTGACAGTCTCCCGAGCCGGTCGAGCGGCTATGGGCGTCAACGTCCGGCGTCTCTGCACGCCCCCGTAGCTCAGAGGATAGAGCAGGTGCCTTCTAAGCACTTGGTCGCAGGTTCGATTCCTGCCGGGGGCGCAACCGAAGCTCTTCTGCGTTGCAAACCGAAGGAGTTCGAGCATGCGAAAGATCGTGCTGTACGAACTGTTGGCCCTTGACGGCGTGGCCCAGGATCCCGATGAGTTCTTCGCCGAGTGGGACGCGGAGGTGGACGCCAACCTGGCCGAGGTCATCGCCACCCAAGACACAGTCATCCTCGGCCGACGCAGTTACAACGAATGGGCTCGCTTCTGGCCGAGCAGCGACATCGAGCCGTTCGCGAGCTTCATCAACGCAGTCCCCAAATTCGTCGCGACCTCAACCCCGCTGGACGCAGATTGGCCGAACTCCACGGCCATCGACGGCGACCTCGCGGATTTCGTCCGTGAACTGCGAGAGCAGCCGGGCGGTGACATCGGCATTCACGCCAGCATCTCGGTCGCCCAGTCCCTGCTGGCGGCGGGGCTCGTGGACGAGATTCGCCTGGTTGTCGCGCCGGCTCTGGCTGGAGGCGGACGCCGACTCCTTGACGGCCTACCCCCGGCGAAGCTGGAGACGATCCGAAGTTCAACCTCGTCGGCCGGATACCTCATGCTCGACTACCGCGTCATCCACTGAGCTACGGCTAGCCACGCACCTCGCGTCTACCGGCCGTACCAGCGCCCGCTGTTCGCACCGCCGAAGGCGAAGCCGATAAGCCAGACGACGGCAACGATGGCGGCCAGGATCCAGAGCAGGTGAAGGGCGAACCCAGCTGCACCGAGGAGTACCGCCAGCAGCAAGACAATCAGTACCAACGCCATGAGAACCTCCGTGCCAAGTCGCGATGTCAGCCCTTGAGATCGCCTGGCAGAGAAGTACCCCAAGAAAGACTGGTCGAAACCGCGGCCGCCATCCATCCGAAAAAGTAGGCATATTTTCAACTACTCGTTCAGCTGACCGGTCCGCCTACGAGGCAGGAGTCGAAGCGCTCAGGTCCTTCCCAGCCAGACCGATCCATAGGGTGCTCAGCCAGAACAAAGGACCCGCTTATGAAGTTTTCACGCACCCACTCAGGGCCAGCAACATCCGATCCGGCCACCGGATCCACCGCATTGGCGGCGGTGAGTTCGCTCATTGAGGCGGTGCGTACCGCGCAGAGCGTCGACGAGGTCGCGCGCGCCGCACTGGACACCATCCGCTCGAAGTTCGGCTGGGCTTACGGCTCGTACTGGCGGGTAGACCGGGAGGCCGGTGCGCTTCGCTTCGCCCTGGAGTCCGGATCCGTCGACGCCGAGTTCGCCGCCGTCACCGCTGCGGCCACGTTTGCCGAGGGAGTCGGCCTCGCCGGCCGTGCCTGGGCTCAGAAGCGGATGGTCTTCGTCCCAAATCTGGCCGATGTCACCGACTGCGTCCGGGCGCCCGTCGCCCAGCGGGCCGGCGTCCGCTCCGGTGTCTGCCTGCCGCTGATCGCCAATGGTGAGGTCGTGGCGACGATGGACTTCTTCACGCTGGAGACGATCTCGCTGGGTGACGACTTCCGCGTCGCCCTGGAGGCGGCGGCCGGCCTCATCGGGCAGTGCATCGAACGCCTCAGCCGGGCCGATGAGGCCGCCCTCGCCGCCACCGACAGCGCCGCTGTGGCCCGAGTTCTGCAGGAACTCTCCCGGGCCACGCACGAGGAGCAGGCGTATGACATCGCGCTCGATTCGGTGCGCAAGGCCTTCGGCTGGGCCTACGGCTCGGTCTGGAGGGTGCAGAGCGATGATGCCCTGCATTTCGCGCGGGAATCCGGCAGCGTCAACGCGGAGTTCGCCGCCGTCACCGCCGAAGCGTCCTTCCGTGAGGGCGTCGGACTCTCGGGCCGCACCTGGAAGACGCGTCGCCTCACGTTCGTCCCTGACCTGGCCGATGTCAGCGACTGCGTGCGGGCACCGGTCGCCCGCCGCGCCGGCGTCAAGTCCGGAGTCTGCCTCCCGATCCTCGTCGACGGTCGCGTCATCGCGACGATGGATTTCTTCGCCACCGAGCGACTCTTGCTCTCCCCCGGACGCGAGCGGGCCCTGACTGTGGTCGGCGACATCCTGAGCCAGACGCTCGGCCGGCTGCGTACAGGCGACAACCACCTGCGCGAGAGCGCCCGAAGTCTCAACATCTCGATCCAGGAATTGGCCGCGAGCGCTGAACGGGCATCGCTGACGGCGGCCCAGGCCGCCGCCAACGCCGACACCGCCCGGGCCGCGATCGGCAACCTCGGTAGCGCCTCCACCTCGATCGGAGACCTCGCCCGCGTCATCTCCGGGATCGCCGCCCAGACGAACCTCCTGGCTCTCAACGCGACCATCGAGGCCGCCCGGGCCGGCGAGGCGGGGCGTGGTTTCTCAGTCGTGGCCAGTGAGGTGAAGGACCTGGCTCAGGGCACCGCCAAGGCGACCAACGAGGTCGAGGCCCAGATCGCGACGATTCAGGCCGCCGCCTCGGCCGTTGCCGCCGACGTCGGGACGATCACCGACGGCATCGAGGTGATCCGGAGCATGCAGGCCCAGATCTCCACTGCGCTGGAGGAGCAGAGCCAGATCGCCCGGCAATTCGAGAACTCACTGACCTGAGCCGGCAACTGAAGAAGTTGCGGGAGGACTTGTTGTCGTCGCACTTGAGGCAGTAAACCTTGGGGGTGAAGAAGACGAAGCTCACGAAACCCCAGCTCGCGATCGTGGTGGCCGCGGAGGTGGTGCTCGCCGCGTTCGCCTGGCGAGACATCAGCCAGCGGGCCGACGATCAGCTCCGTGGAAAGCGGAGGATGTGGCACGTGGTCATCCTCGCGAACCCCGGCAACTCGATCCTCTACTGGCTCTTCGGCCGCCGAAGCGATCGTTAGCCGACCTCAGCTAGCGGTCGTGACGCTCGAAGATGCCGAAGACATTCCCCTCGGGGTCGAGGAAGTAGCCGTAGGTGCGTCCGGACATCTCGAACTTCGGCATCGCGACCTGGCCGCCGTGGGCTAGGACTTCGGCCTCGGTTGCGTCAAAGTCGGCCACCTCCATCGAGCAGGTGAAGGCGTTCGTTCCACTCGGCGCCTCGGGGACCGGCACCGGACGTTCGAGGAGGCCACCGGTGATCCCGGCTCCGCCGATGAACCAGTAGTCGATCGGCATCGGCTGCTTCTCGAACGTCCAGCCGAAGACCGCGCCATAGAACTCGATGGCCCGCTCCGGCTGACTAGCCTGGATCTCGAAGTGCACGACACCGTTCATGCTTCGGCTCTACCTGCGTCGGCGGCCGCATCGGGGTGGTAGGTCAGGAGGGCCACGCCGGATTTGGTGATGAGCGAGTCCACCAGCGTCAGCGACGTCTGAGCCTCCCCGAAGAAGCGCCGACCCCGTCCGACGATCACCGGATAGATCATCAGCCGGTACTCGTCGATGAGGCCGTAGCTGCGCAGGGATTCGACGAACGTCGCGCTGCCGGCGATCATGAGCGTCTCGTCCGACGCCTTCAGACGCTTCACTGCGTCGATCACGTGCCCTTCGATCAGGGTCGCGTTCCACTCGGGAGTGGCCAGCGTCGTCGACGCGACGTACTTGCCGATGCTGTTCATGCGCTGCCCGAAGTCCCCGGTCTCGGCCTCCATCGTCGGCCAAGCCTGGGCAAATCCCTGATAGGTGACGCGACCGAGGAGCAGGGCATCACACTCGAAGAGGTTGTTGTACTGGAACTGTTGAAGCTCCTCGTTGAAGTACGGGCTACTCCACTGCGGGTCCTCGAAGACTCCGTCCAGGGTCAGGTACTCGACCGCAAAGATCTTGCCCATCGTCTACTCCTCCAGCATGGTCTGACTCGGTCAGACCCAGCCTAGGCGAAGGCCAGCCCGGGGTGCGGCGGTCGGCTTCAGGTTCTGCACGGCGTTAAGCTGCGCGAGCCAGCCGGCGATACCGCTGGCCCCCTGCATGAACCCCGGTTCGGGCGGTAATTGCGAGGGATTCCGGGCATGTTCGGTGTTGGACCAGTTGACCCCACCTTCAGTGATGTTGGCTCGGGCCTGCACGTCCGCGGCCAGCACCTCGGTCCACTCCAGCAGTGCCGCGTCGCCGGTCGCCTGGTAGCGCTCGAGGAGCAACTGGCCGACACCGGCCGTCCCGCAGCAGCGCGCCAGGTTGTCCCAGTAGCCGGGGTAGAGGCGCGCCGGGAGCTCGCTGGCGCGCAGCGCCTGCAGACAGGCTGCGATCGCCTCCTGCCAACGCGGCTGCGGGTCCACCTCGTTGAGGGCCAGGAAAAGACGGATGGTTCCGGTCGGGCCGTGGCACCAGCCGTAGAAGACGGCCGGACGGTGCAGCTGCCTGGGGATGCTCAGCGGCAGCGCCCAGCCGTCGGGCGTCTGCCCGAGGTGCAGCAACTCCTCGGCACCCCGGATCGCCACCGCCAGCAGATCGTCTCGCTGCAGCCGGCGCCCCGCGGCCACCAACGCGTAGGCGACTCCGGCGGTCCCGTGCGAGAAGCCGGGCATCAGGTGCTCCCACTCCGGCCCCATCCGCCACTGCACGCCGACGGCGGCGGGCTCGGCCGCGGTCACCAATCGATCGGCCAGCAGGTGTGCGGCCTCGCACGACGACGCCGTGTCGGCGGCCAACAGGGTGAGCAGCGTTCCAGCGTCCCCGGAGATGATGTCCGGGCCATTCTCAGACCGCTCACCCCCGCGCAGAACTCGCTGAGCCAGCTGCCCGGTCACCTCCTCGGCCGCGGCCAGCGCCTCGCCGTCGTCGGCCACCTCAGCCCAGGCCCGTAGCGCCGGCGGCACACCACCCCAGCCGGAGAAGAGTCCGTCGTCGGCGAGGGCCGCCGTTCCCGGGTTCGCCGCGAGGTGACGCAGCCTCCCGGCCGCGTCTACCGCAATGTCATGGACGTCCAGCCCAGCGGAGGCCGCCTGGGCGCAGCCGAGGAGAACCCCCGCCGTTCCGGAGTAGAGATCGTCGAAGGGCTCCCCCTCCTCCGACCAGGACGAGCCACCGGGAGCCTGCACCGCGACCGAGCGGATCCAGTCGAAGGCCCCCCGGACCAGTTCGCTTCGGGCCTCCACGTCGCTCTCCTATCGCTGCGCCGCGACCACCCGTCCCCGACACTCGCCGAGGGTGATCACGCCGTACTCTCCAGGCGCGGTCGCCCGGATGAGCACCTCGTCGCCGTCTTCGAGGAACCGCAGCATCCGTCCGTCGGGCATGGCGACCGGCTGCTCCCCGTTCCAGGTTAGTTCGAGCAGGCAGCCTCGTTCGCCCTGCGTCGGGCCACTCACGGTGCCCGAGGCGAAGAGATCGCCCGGACGGATCGACGCGCCGTTGACGGTGAGATGGGCCAGCATCTGGGCCGGGGTCCAGTACATGCGGGCGAAGGGTGGCCGGGCCAGCACCTCGCCGTTCACCTGCACCTCCAGGGCGAGGTCGAGGCCGCCGTGCTCAGCGCCGTCGTCGAGGTAGGGCAGCAGCGGGGTGTCGCGCTCCGGCGCCCCGACCCAGGCGTGCTGCAGCGCCGAGAGCGGCGTTATCCACCCGGAGATGCTGGTGGCGAAGGACTTTCCGAGGAAGGGGCCGAGCGGGACGTACTCCCAGGACTGGATGTCACGGGCCGACCAGTCATTGAGGAGGCAGACGCCGAAGATGTGCTCGCGGGCCTCAGTCAGCGCGACGGAGGCGCCGAGGTGGGTGCTCCCGCCCAGGACGAAGGCCACCTCGGCCTCCAGGTCCAGACGCGCAGTCGCCCCGAATTCGACGTCTCCCTGCGACGTACGGAACTGCCCGGAGGGCCGCTGGATCTCGGTGCCGGAGACCACGATCGTGCCGGAGCGTCCGTGGTAGCCGACCGGGAGATGCGTCCAGTTCGGCGTCACCGGCTCCCCGTCTGGACGGAAGATTCGTCCGACATTTGTTGCATGATCGCGCGACGCGTAGAAGTCGACGTAGTCCCCGACCGTGAAGGGGAGCAGCGGCGTCGTCCAGGCCAGTGGCACGCCGAAGGAGCGGAAGGTCTCCGCGTCGGCGAGCTGTTCGATGAGTGTCGCCCGCAACCCGTCCCAGACGGGCCGCCCGGCTGCCAACAGTTGGTCGAGCGATCCGTCCAGGAAGAGGTCGGCGTATGGAGTGGCGTCCGGCGACTGCCGCGACCAGCGGGTGAGGTCGAAGGCGATGTCACCCCAGCGCACGGCAGCGAAGCGACGACCGTCCCCGTCCCGAAGCGAGCCGTAGGGCAGGTGGTCGACCGCGAGCCGGTGGCGCGCGGCAGTCATCGATTCTGCCCGTGCCGGTACCAGGACCAGGCGTACTCACCGTCGTCGCAGGCCTGCGCCCCCTCGCCGAGGCGCAGCGGACGGAACGTATCGACCATCACGGCCAGTTCGTCGAAGTACTGGACGCCGATCGAGCGCTCATAGGCGCCGGGCTGAGGGCCGTGCGAATGGCCGCCCGGATGCAGGCTCACCGACCCCTGGCCGATCCCCGAGCCCTTCCGTGCCTCGTAGTCCCCGCCGCAGTAGAACATCACTTCGTCGGAGTCGACGTTGGAGTGGTAGTAGGGAACGGGGATCGAGAGCGGGTGATAGTCAACCTTTCGCGGGACAAAGTTGCAGATGACGAAGTTCTGCCCCTCGAAGACCTGATGTACCGGTGGCGGTTGGTGTACGCGTCCGGTGATCGGCTCGAAGTCGGCGACGTTGAACGTGTACGGATAGAGGCAGCCGTCCCACCCGACCACGTCGAAGGGGTGCTCCGGTACGACGTGGATGCTGCCGGCGATCCCACCCGCCCCGCTGCCGCGATGCTTCAGGCACACCTCGACGCTGCTACCGTCGCGCTGCTGCAGCTCACCGGGCCCATGCAGGTCCCGCTCACAGAAGGGTGAATGCTCCAGTAATTGCCCGTACTTGGAGAGATAGCGATGAGCCGGGGCGATATGCGAGTTCGCCTCGATGCAGTACGCCCGCACCGGCTCGCCAGCCGGAATCCAGCGATGCGTGGTGGAGCGCGGGATCAGCACGTAGTCGCCGGAGCGGAACGAAAGGGGGCCGAAGACGGTCTCGACCACACCCGCGCCGGACTCGACGTAGATGCATTCGTCGCCGATCCCGTTGCGATACAAGGGAGATTCGGCGCCGGCCACCACGTAGCTGATGCGCACATCATCGTTGGCCAGCACCAGCCGTCGCCCGGTCACGACGTCGACCGCGGGACCACCGGCGGCATCGGCAGGCGCGGCCGGCGCCGTGAAGAGGTCGGGGAGGCGCAGGTGGCGGGGCAACAGCGGCTCGTTCGGCACGGTGCTCTGATCCGGGAGCGTCCAGGGGCGCGCGTCGACCAGCGCCGACGGGATGGCCCGGTGATACAGCAGCGACGAGTCGGAGGAGAACCCCTCCTCCCCCATCAACTCCTCGTAGTAGAGCGCGCCACTTTCACTGCGGTGCTGGGTATGCCGTTTCGGTGGTATCGAGCCGCGGGTCTGATAGTGCGCCATTGCCTCGTCCCATCTGCTCAGCTGGTTGCTGCGTCATGGTTCTAGAAATTGCCGCGTAGTTCCTGTTCACGCTCGATGGCTTCGAAGAGCGCCTTGAAGTTTCCCTTGCCGAATCCGAGTGAACCATGTCGTTCGATGAACTCGAAGAAGACCGTCGGGCGGTCACCGATAGGTTTGGTGAAGATCTGCAGCAGGTATCCGTCCTCGTCCCGGTCGACCAGGATGCTGCGCCGCTGAAGTTCGGCGATCGGGACGCGCACCTCACCGATTCGGGCCCGCAGTTCCGGATCCTCGTAGTAGGTGGCGGGGGTAGCCAGGAACTCCACTCCCCGGGCCACCAGCGCGTCGACGGTGGCCAGCAGATCGTTGGTGGCCAGGGCGACGTGCTGAGCCCCGGGCCCGTCGAAGAACTCGAGGTACTCGTCGATCTGGCTGCGCTTCTTCCCGACCGCCGGCTCATTGAGGGGGAACTTGACCCGGTGGTTGCCGCTGGCCACGACCTTGCTCATCAGGGCCGAGTAGTCGGTGGCGATGTCGTCTCCGACGAATTCGGCCATATTCGTAAAGCCCATCACCCGGTTGTAGAAGTCGACCCAGCGGTCCATCTGCCCGAGCTCGACGTTGCCGACGACGTGGTCGATGGCCTGAAAGAAGCGCTTCGGCTCGCTGCTCTCCTTGCTGACTGACGAGGTCCGGGCGACGAAGCCCGGTAGATAAGGGCCGCTGTAGCGCGAACGGTCGACCAGCGAGTGGCGCAGGTCGCCGTAGGCGCCGATGACGGCGACCCGTACCGTGCCGTGTTCGTCGCTGACATCGTGCGGCTCGGCCAGGATCACCGCCCCCTGAGCGCGGGCGTGCTCGACGCAGCGATCGACGTCCGGTACCTGCAGCGCGATGTCACTGATTCCGTCACCGTGCTTGGCGTGTACCGCGACCAGCGGGCTGGAGGGTTCGACGGCGCCGGAGACCACGAAGCGGGCGGCGCCGCTCTTGAGGACGTAGGAGTGGCGATCACGCACGCCCGTCTCGGGTCCGGCGTAGGCGACCAGTTCCATCCCGTAGACGACCTGGTACCAGAGGGCGGCCTGGGTGGCGTTTCCGACGACCCACTCCAGCGCGTCCCAGCCGTTGATCGGGAACGGGTCGGCCGAGGCGTCATAGTCGACGAGCCCCACCAGTTCCTTCAGTTGGTCCAGACTCAGGTGAG
Coding sequences within it:
- a CDS encoding homogentisate 1,2-dioxygenase, translated to MAHYQTRGSIPPKRHTQHRSESGALYYEELMGEEGFSSDSSLLYHRAIPSALVDARPWTLPDQSTVPNEPLLPRHLRLPDLFTAPAAPADAAGGPAVDVVTGRRLVLANDDVRISYVVAGAESPLYRNGIGDECIYVESGAGVVETVFGPLSFRSGDYVLIPRSTTHRWIPAGEPVRAYCIEANSHIAPAHRYLSKYGQLLEHSPFCERDLHGPGELQQRDGSSVEVCLKHRGSGAGGIAGSIHVVPEHPFDVVGWDGCLYPYTFNVADFEPITGRVHQPPPVHQVFEGQNFVICNFVPRKVDYHPLSIPVPYYHSNVDSDEVMFYCGGDYEARKGSGIGQGSVSLHPGGHSHGPQPGAYERSIGVQYFDELAVMVDTFRPLRLGEGAQACDDGEYAWSWYRHGQNR
- a CDS encoding 4-hydroxyphenylpyruvate dioxygenase; its protein translation is MSVAHPLTALTDSERLAHLSLDQLKELVGLVDYDASADPFPINGWDALEWVVGNATQAALWYQVVYGMELVAYAGPETGVRDRHSYVLKSGAARFVVSGAVEPSSPLVAVHAKHGDGISDIALQVPDVDRCVEHARAQGAVILAEPHDVSDEHGTVRVAVIGAYGDLRHSLVDRSRYSGPYLPGFVARTSSVSKESSEPKRFFQAIDHVVGNVELGQMDRWVDFYNRVMGFTNMAEFVGDDIATDYSALMSKVVASGNHRVKFPLNEPAVGKKRSQIDEYLEFFDGPGAQHVALATNDLLATVDALVARGVEFLATPATYYEDPELRARIGEVRVPIAELQRRSILVDRDEDGYLLQIFTKPIGDRPTVFFEFIERHGSLGFGKGNFKALFEAIEREQELRGNF
- a CDS encoding Dihydrofolate reductase; this encodes MRKIVLYELLALDGVAQDPDEFFAEWDAEVDANLAEVIATQDTVILGRRSYNEWARFWPSSDIEPFASFINAVPKFVATSTPLDADWPNSTAIDGDLADFVRELREQPGGDIGIHASISVAQSLLAAGLVDEIRLVVAPALAGGGRRLLDGLPPAKLETIRSSTSSAGYLMLDYRVIH
- a CDS encoding Lanthionine synthetase C-like protein, producing the protein MEARSELVRGAFDWIRSVAVQAPGGSSWSEEGEPFDDLYSGTAGVLLGCAQAASAGLDVHDIAVDAAGRLRHLAANPGTAALADDGLFSGWGGVPPALRAWAEVADDGEALAAAEEVTGQLAQRVLRGGERSENGPDIISGDAGTLLTLLAADTASSCEAAHLLADRLVTAAEPAAVGVQWRMGPEWEHLMPGFSHGTAGVAYALVAAGRRLQRDDLLAVAIRGAEELLHLGQTPDGWALPLSIPRQLHRPAVFYGWCHGPTGTIRLFLALNEVDPQPRWQEAIAACLQALRASELPARLYPGYWDNLARCCGTAGVGQLLLERYQATGDAALLEWTEVLAADVQARANITEGGVNWSNTEHARNPSQLPPEPGFMQGASGIAGWLAQLNAVQNLKPTAAPRAGLRLGWV
- a CDS encoding Dihydrofolate reductase, producing the protein MGKIFAVEYLTLDGVFEDPQWSSPYFNEELQQFQYNNLFECDALLLGRVTYQGFAQAWPTMEAETGDFGQRMNSIGKYVASTTLATPEWNATLIEGHVIDAVKRLKASDETLMIAGSATFVESLRSYGLIDEYRLMIYPVIVGRGRRFFGEAQTSLTLVDSLITKSGVALLTYHPDAAADAGRAEA
- a CDS encoding methyl-accepting chemotaxis sensory transducer with GAF sensor, coding for MKFSRTHSGPATSDPATGSTALAAVSSLIEAVRTAQSVDEVARAALDTIRSKFGWAYGSYWRVDREAGALRFALESGSVDAEFAAVTAAATFAEGVGLAGRAWAQKRMVFVPNLADVTDCVRAPVAQRAGVRSGVCLPLIANGEVVATMDFFTLETISLGDDFRVALEAAAGLIGQCIERLSRADEAALAATDSAAVARVLQELSRATHEEQAYDIALDSVRKAFGWAYGSVWRVQSDDALHFARESGSVNAEFAAVTAEASFREGVGLSGRTWKTRRLTFVPDLADVSDCVRAPVARRAGVKSGVCLPILVDGRVIATMDFFATERLLLSPGRERALTVVGDILSQTLGRLRTGDNHLRESARSLNISIQELAASAERASLTAAQAAANADTARAAIGNLGSASTSIGDLARVISGIAAQTNLLALNATIEAARAGEAGRGFSVVASEVKDLAQGTAKATNEVEAQIATIQAAASAVAADVGTITDGIEVIRSMQAQISTALEEQSQIARQFENSLT
- a CDS encoding MFS transporter, DHA1 family, bicyclomycin/chloramphenicol resistance protein; this encodes MTATHSAPPSAEPSRLHRLPIQQLIVLGLLCGVSPFATDMYLPSFTSMQADLHTTASLVQLTLTTFLVGFAFGQLIIGPVSDRFGRRRPLLIATAVFAIANAVCALAPGVWIFIGARFLAGFAGSAGLVIGRAIVSDRVSGQRAARSLSVLLMISSVAPVVAPLAGGALVGPVGWRGIFWVLTGLAVVMFVGALLLLPESLHARHRSTEGIREAMATGRSLLRDRQFSANVAVYAFGFGAMMAYVSASPFVVQNVYGLTAREYSYDFAANASMLTVSFAANAYFVPRVGMHRMRAIGVGGLFGSTLTFAALTFAGAPPRPIMLLLLAINVGSLGLTSSNSTALAMSRARHAAGTGSALIGALQFGFGSLMSPLVGLGGADTAVPMAVVMLGCATAAVSASMFARLPKGEPDLRSRPDPDYVDEASIPSPMI
- a CDS encoding fumarylacetoacetate hydrolase, with the translated sequence MTAARHRLAVDHLPYGSLRDGDGRRFAAVRWGDIAFDLTRWSRQSPDATPYADLFLDGSLDQLLAAGRPVWDGLRATLIEQLADAETFRSFGVPLAWTTPLLPFTVGDYVDFYASRDHATNVGRIFRPDGEPVTPNWTHLPVGYHGRSGTIVVSGTEIQRPSGQFRTSQGDVEFGATARLDLEAEVAFVLGGSTHLGASVALTEAREHIFGVCLLNDWSARDIQSWEYVPLGPFLGKSFATSISGWITPLSALQHAWVGAPERDTPLLPYLDDGAEHGGLDLALEVQVNGEVLARPPFARMYWTPAQMLAHLTVNGASIRPGDLFASGTVSGPTQGERGCLLELTWNGEQPVAMPDGRMLRFLEDGDEVLIRATAPGEYGVITLGECRGRVVAAQR
- a CDS encoding Transcriptional regulator GlxA family, contains an amidase domain and an AraC-type DNA-binding HTH domain; this translates as MPIRNVAVIAIPGVHPFELGVVSEGFGIDRSDDGGPFYDFAVISADDAPVPTSNGWTMSTPHRLDRADEADLVIVPACSISSSYDPAVIDTLHRAVDRGAKVMSVCAGAYVLGAAGLLDGRECTTHWRYTEEFSRRFPKAIVNPDVLYVCDGPILTSAGSAAGLDLCLHLIRADHGERVANRVARRMVVQPHREGGQAQFINAPLRACAAETLAPLLEDLAGELHLEHSIESLASRVSMSGRTFARRFRNETGTTPHAWLTHQRVLLAQQLLEAGDDPIETVAARSGFGTAALLRHHFTRVVGTSPAAYRRTFGCRELTTSDL